In Nymphaea colorata isolate Beijing-Zhang1983 chromosome 5, ASM883128v2, whole genome shotgun sequence, one genomic interval encodes:
- the LOC116254331 gene encoding PHD finger protein ALFIN-LIKE 1-like produces the protein MEMASVSSNPRSVEEIFKDYSGRRSGIIRALTYDVDEFYSLCDPDKENLCLYGNPDQSWEVNLPAEEVPPELPEPALGINFARDGMNRKDWLSLVAVHSDSWLLSVAFYHGARFNRNERKRLFSMINDLPTVFEVVSERKPAKEKLAADSGSKPRPSTKRSSDGMVKNSSKPADELDGYDEDDEEHSETLCGSCGGNYNADEFWIGCDICERWFHGKCVKITPAKAESIKQYKCPSCMKKGK, from the exons ATGGAAATGGCTTCCGTTTCATCGAACCCTCGCAGCGTCGaagagatcttcaaggactACAGCGGCCGTCGTAGTGGAATCATCCGAGCCCTAACTTACG ATGTTGATGAATTTTACTCGCTTTGTGATCCCG ATAAGGAGAATCTATGCCTGTACGGGAACCCAGATCAATCGTGGGAGGTGAACTTGCCAGCCGAGGAAGTTCCGCCGGAGCTTCCGGAACCTGCTCTGGGGATTAATTTTGCAAGGGACGGGATGAATCGCAAAGATTGGCTATCGCTTGTTGCTGTGCACAGCGACTCGTGGTTGCTTTCTGTTGCTTTCTATCATGGCGCTCGCTTCAACCGCAACGAGAG AAAACGCCTCTTCAGCATGATCAATGATTTGCCAACTGTCTTTGAAGTGGTGTCTGAAAGAAAGCCAGCAAAGGAAAAGCTAGCTGCTGATAGTGGAAGCAAACCCAGACCATCGACAAAG CGTTCAAGTGATGGGATGGTGAAAAATAGTTCAAAGCCGGCAGACGAGTTAGATGGttatgatgaagatgatgaagaacaCAGTGAGACTCTTTGTGGAAGTTGTGGAGGTAACTATAATGCAGACGAGTTCTGGATTGGGTGTGATATCTGCGAGCGGTGGTTCCATGGCAAGTGTGTGAAAATAACACCTGCCAAAGCTGAGAGTATAAAGCAATACAAATGTCCTTCATGTATGAAGAAAGGCAAGTAG